From a single Saimiri boliviensis isolate mSaiBol1 chromosome 7, mSaiBol1.pri, whole genome shotgun sequence genomic region:
- the ETFBKMT gene encoding electron transfer flavoprotein beta subunit lysine methyltransferase encodes MALSLGWKAPRSHCGLLLQAVRSSGLLLFPSGLCPWRGARSFLDPDKKAFLEENTEVTSSGSLTPEIQLRLLTPRCKFWWERADLWPHSDPYWAIYWPGGQALSRYLLDNPDVVRGKSVLDLGSGCGATAIAAKMSGASRILANDIDPLAGMAITLNCELNQLNPFPILIQNILNLEQDKWDLIVLGDMFYDENLADSLHQWLKNCFWTYGTQILIGDPGRPQFSEHSIQHHLHKVVEYSLPEPTRQENNGLTTSTVWDFQP; translated from the exons ATGGCTCTGAGTCTAGGTTGGAAGGCACCCAGGAGCCACTGTGGGCTCCTCCTGCAGGCTGTGCGAAGCAGTGGTCTTCTCTTGTTTCCCTCTGGCCTGTGTCCCTGGAGAGGAGCTAGAAGCTTTTTGGACCCTGACAAAAAGGCTTTCCTGGAGGAGAACACTGAAGTCACCAGCAGTGGCAGCCTCACCCCTGAAATCCAGTTGCGGCTTTTGACCCCCAGATGCAAATTCTGGTGGGAGAGAGCTGACCTGTGGCCCCACAGTGATCCTTACTGGGCAATCTACTGGCCAGGAGGCCAAGCCCTGTCTAG gtATCTTTTGGATAATCCTGATGTTGTCAGAGGAAAGTCTGTATTAGATCTTGGGAGTGGATGTGGAGCTACAGCTATTGCTGCGAAGATGAGTGGGGCATCAAGGATCTTGGCCAATGACATAGACCCTC ttgcaGGAATGGCTATTACACTAAATTGTGAATTGAACCAACTGAATCCTTTTCCTATTTTAATCCAAAACATTTTGAATTTGGAACAAGATAAGTGGGACCTTATTGTTCTTGGCGATATGTTTTATGATGAAAACCTTGCAGATAGTCTTCATCAGTGGCTGAAGAATTGCTTCTGGACCTATGGAACTCAAATACTGATTGGTGACCCTGGGCGGCCCCAATTTAGTGAACACAGCATTCAGCACCACCTGCACAAAGTGGTAGAATATTCACTTCCGGAGCCTACAAGGCAGGAAAACAATGGACTGACAACAAGCACAGTGTGGGATTTTCAGCCTTGA